Proteins co-encoded in one Cytobacillus sp. NJ13 genomic window:
- a CDS encoding DUF4870 domain-containing protein — MNDYKMPSNDERLLAAAIYVTSFFTAFIGPLIIWLLKKNDSEFVDYHGKEYLNFLISYTIYSAISVVLMIILIGMITIWIVGILAFIFTIVAAVKAYEGKEYRIPLVFRILK; from the coding sequence ATGAATGATTATAAAATGCCTTCCAATGATGAAAGGCTTTTAGCAGCAGCCATCTATGTAACCAGCTTTTTTACAGCTTTTATCGGACCGCTTATCATTTGGCTTTTAAAAAAGAATGACTCTGAGTTTGTAGATTATCATGGCAAGGAATATTTAAACTTTTTAATTTCCTATACAATTTACAGTGCGATCAGCGTAGTGCTAATGATCATCTTAATTGGGATGATTACTATTTGGATCGTGGGAATCCTTGCTTTTATTTTCACGATAGTAGCTGCAGTCAAAGCTTATGAGGGCAAGGAGTACAGAATACCTTTAGTTTTCAGGATTTTAAAGTAA
- a CDS encoding undecaprenyl-diphosphate phosphatase, whose product MSKLEAFILGIIQGLTEFLPISSTGHLYLGRHLFGLDEAGLFLDTMLHIGTLLAVLVVYKNELLQIVKKPFGKLSMLLIVGTIPAVIVGLLLSDMFDSISKSGVTIGWEFLFTGFILWIADGVKKGAKKMDRITYGDALFIGTFQAAAIFPAVSRSGLTIAAGLFRKLDRETAAYFSFLLSIPAIAGGIVMQFGELMSGHTEAITLGSMLMATLSSALFGYAAVVWMINFLKRKSLKIFAVYVWLLGFTIIFLQMTGIF is encoded by the coding sequence ATGTCAAAGCTGGAGGCATTCATTCTGGGGATCATCCAGGGACTTACCGAGTTCCTGCCTATATCCAGTACAGGACATTTATATCTGGGGAGACATCTATTTGGGCTTGATGAAGCAGGCCTCTTCCTTGATACAATGCTGCATATAGGAACTTTACTGGCAGTCCTTGTCGTTTACAAAAATGAATTGCTTCAAATTGTAAAGAAGCCATTCGGCAAGCTGTCGATGCTTCTGATAGTCGGGACGATTCCAGCCGTAATCGTTGGGCTCCTGCTGAGTGACATGTTTGATTCAATTTCAAAATCCGGTGTTACAATCGGCTGGGAATTTCTATTTACCGGGTTCATACTCTGGATTGCTGATGGTGTTAAGAAAGGTGCAAAAAAGATGGACCGCATCACATACGGAGATGCTCTGTTTATCGGCACTTTTCAGGCAGCTGCCATCTTTCCGGCAGTCTCCAGGTCCGGTTTAACTATTGCAGCAGGCCTGTTCCGAAAACTCGACAGGGAAACAGCTGCTTATTTTTCCTTTCTGCTATCCATTCCGGCCATCGCAGGCGGCATTGTCATGCAATTTGGAGAATTGATGTCCGGTCACACAGAAGCCATAACCCTTGGCAGTATGTTAATGGCAACTTTGTCATCAGCACTCTTTGGCTATGCAGCAGTCGTTTGGATGATAAATTTCCTAAAACGAAAATCCTTGAAGATATTTGCTGTATACGTTTGGTTATTAGGGTTCACCATTATATTCCTGCAAATGACCGGGATTTTTTAA
- a CDS encoding DedA family protein has product MEEIIARIFEILSQLGYAGIALGLMVEVIPSEIVLSYGGFLVSTGDIHFIGALLAGIAGGTFAQLFLYWLGAYGGRPVLDKYGKYLLIQRKHLDASEKWFEKYGTGVIFTARFIPVIRHAISIPAGIAKMPLSVFTVYTIAAMVPWTVLFLLLGMELGDHWRDIKEYAKPFILPIIVIALGSGVYYFFYKTRKS; this is encoded by the coding sequence ATGGAAGAGATCATTGCCCGCATTTTTGAAATACTTTCCCAGCTGGGTTATGCCGGCATTGCACTTGGTTTAATGGTTGAGGTGATACCAAGCGAAATTGTCCTGAGCTATGGCGGCTTCTTAGTCAGCACCGGTGACATCCATTTTATAGGAGCCCTCCTTGCAGGGATTGCAGGCGGAACATTTGCCCAGCTGTTTCTTTACTGGCTTGGCGCGTATGGCGGAAGGCCTGTACTTGATAAATATGGAAAATATTTGCTGATTCAAAGAAAACATTTGGATGCATCGGAGAAATGGTTCGAAAAGTATGGAACAGGAGTAATCTTCACTGCAAGATTTATACCTGTAATACGGCACGCCATATCCATCCCTGCAGGAATAGCCAAAATGCCATTATCGGTCTTTACTGTTTACACCATAGCTGCCATGGTGCCATGGACGGTCCTCTTTTTATTATTGGGAATGGAACTTGGTGACCACTGGAGAGACATCAAAGAATATGCAAAACCATTTATATTGCCGATAATAGTCATCGCGTTGGGTTCGGGAGTGTATTATTTTTTTTACAAAACGCGGAAAAGTTAA
- a CDS encoding ABC transporter ATP-binding protein, giving the protein MPVVSIRNLKKQFQDQEVIKGLDFQLSEGKCIALLGANGAGKTTTLKMLAGLMKPDSGSIVFEGGELTDFRKLIGYLPQFPVFYEWMTGKEFLEYAGQLTGLSKAAAKDRAEELLELTGIADAKNRRIGKYSGGMKQRLGIAQAIIHRPKLVMLDEPVSALDPFGRREVLEMMDKLKKETAILFSTHILNDAEEICDEILFLHNGELVESGTMADLRAKHQQAKIDLAFKQNTPQFAEELSLLQPVSSMKLDGECASFLVEDIEYARKLFLTEIMKRNLPLVKFEISKTSLEDVFMKVVRK; this is encoded by the coding sequence ATGCCGGTTGTAAGCATAAGGAACCTTAAAAAGCAGTTCCAGGACCAGGAAGTAATAAAAGGTTTGGACTTCCAATTGTCTGAAGGAAAATGTATTGCCCTTCTGGGAGCAAACGGGGCAGGAAAAACAACCACACTCAAAATGCTGGCCGGCCTGATGAAGCCAGATTCCGGCTCGATCGTGTTTGAAGGGGGAGAATTAACGGATTTCCGAAAACTAATAGGCTATCTTCCTCAATTTCCCGTTTTTTATGAATGGATGACAGGTAAGGAATTTCTTGAATATGCCGGCCAGCTTACTGGACTATCGAAAGCAGCGGCCAAAGACAGAGCAGAGGAGCTTCTTGAACTTACAGGCATAGCTGATGCAAAGAATCGCCGTATAGGAAAATATTCAGGAGGCATGAAGCAGCGGCTTGGCATCGCTCAGGCTATAATCCATCGTCCGAAGCTCGTCATGCTAGATGAACCAGTTTCTGCCCTTGATCCCTTTGGACGCAGAGAAGTGCTGGAAATGATGGATAAGCTGAAAAAAGAAACTGCCATCCTGTTTTCAACACATATCTTAAATGATGCCGAAGAAATATGTGATGAAATACTATTTCTCCATAATGGTGAACTGGTTGAGTCTGGAACAATGGCAGACCTGAGAGCTAAACATCAGCAGGCAAAGATTGACTTAGCTTTTAAGCAGAATACTCCGCAATTTGCCGAAGAATTATCTCTGCTTCAGCCTGTTTCTTCAATGAAATTGGATGGAGAGTGTGCGAGTTTTTTGGTTGAGGATATAGAATATGCCAGAAAACTATTTTTAACTGAGATTATGAAACGGAACTTGCCGCTGGTTAAGTTTGAAATCAGCAAAACAAGCCTGGAGGATGTCTTCATGAAGGTGGTGCGAAAATGA
- a CDS encoding amidohydrolase encodes MMKILLKNAIIYPVTSPTFHGDVIVENGKILKTGKNLKSDSNVKIIDCHSHHLLPGFIDVHTHLGLYDEGTGWAGNDANETIEPLSPHIRAMDGVYPLDPAFTDAVKYGITTAHIMPGSANVIGGTTSVIKTAGKNISKMIIQETAGLKIALGENPKRIHSHGNKDSITRMGIMGMLREAFYEAIQCDTPDSLRFAPLVKALKREIPVRIHAHRADDIISAIRFAEEFNLDLRIEHCTEGHLIAEELEGLNLKVSVGPTLTRRSKVELKNKTWKTYQQLTEHGVEVSITTDHPYTPVQYLNMCAAIAVREGLSEQKALEGITILPAKNLRIDNQLGSIEEGKDADLVLWNHHPFHFLSKPKWTMIGGNFVYRES; translated from the coding sequence GTGATGAAAATTTTATTAAAAAATGCAATCATTTACCCTGTTACTTCCCCTACTTTCCATGGAGATGTAATAGTAGAAAACGGAAAGATTTTAAAGACCGGCAAGAACTTAAAGTCTGATTCAAATGTAAAAATTATTGACTGCCATAGCCACCACCTGCTTCCAGGCTTCATTGATGTTCATACTCACTTGGGTCTTTATGATGAAGGCACCGGATGGGCAGGCAATGATGCCAACGAAACAATTGAACCGCTGAGCCCGCACATTCGAGCGATGGATGGAGTATATCCTCTTGATCCCGCTTTTACCGATGCTGTGAAATATGGCATAACAACTGCCCATATCATGCCAGGCAGCGCCAACGTAATTGGGGGAACTACTTCTGTTATTAAGACTGCAGGAAAAAATATCAGCAAAATGATTATCCAGGAAACAGCCGGACTTAAGATTGCCCTTGGAGAAAATCCAAAACGGATTCACAGTCATGGCAACAAGGATTCTATTACAAGAATGGGGATCATGGGAATGCTGAGGGAAGCCTTTTATGAAGCTATACAGTGCGATACCCCTGACTCTTTAAGGTTTGCACCGCTTGTAAAAGCACTTAAAAGAGAAATTCCCGTCAGGATTCACGCGCATAGGGCAGATGATATTATTTCTGCCATCCGCTTTGCAGAAGAATTCAATCTGGATCTTCGGATCGAACATTGTACAGAAGGCCATTTAATTGCGGAAGAATTGGAAGGGCTGAACTTAAAGGTATCAGTCGGGCCCACTTTAACAAGAAGATCCAAAGTGGAGCTGAAAAACAAAACCTGGAAAACGTATCAGCAGCTGACAGAGCATGGTGTTGAAGTTTCCATCACTACAGATCATCCCTACACACCTGTGCAGTATTTAAATATGTGTGCAGCTATTGCAGTCCGGGAGGGCCTTTCCGAACAAAAGGCCTTAGAAGGAATCACCATTCTGCCTGCAAAAAACCTCAGGATCGATAATCAGCTTGGGAGCATCGAGGAAGGAAAAGATGCCGATTTAGTATTGTGGAATCATCACCCATTTCACTTTCTTTCCAAGCCGAAATGGACTATGATAGGCGGAAATTTTGTGTATAGGGAATCGTGA
- a CDS encoding S8 family serine peptidase: MNIKKGIVTGTLSLALSASAVFAGSVSIGQAQTAEKSYLVVFKDEAKLPAGYTELVRKSGGQVENKLDKLGAVEVSSENPNFLNEIRKSSLVLSAGAENVIYPEAPAADADLPLDNADLYNSLQWDIKQVTNDGASWNLPGGTGKTADGKDIVVGVIDTGIDYNHPDLKENYAYGKSFVPGYPDPMDENSHGTHVAGSIAAKGRTMGVGPDLKVAAYRVFGPEGGAATSHIAEALITAADDNVDVVNMSLGGYDWFQNPEYTTKETVADVQMFNRAIKYAIQKGVTVVGSAGNNAVDLKSPGQLSGSDNGATHRSPSSQLMIRVSAGGALKNLAFYSNYGVGKIDVMAPGGDLGPNYDPNTGAGRDNTYLALATIPGGGYGYKGGTSMAAPKVAALAGVIIAKHGKDQISPAQVKQIIQSSSEDIFKPGYDEQSGHGLINAVNALK, translated from the coding sequence ATGAATATCAAGAAGGGCATCGTAACGGGTACATTAAGTTTGGCATTAAGTGCCTCAGCGGTTTTTGCGGGTTCTGTCAGCATTGGACAAGCCCAAACGGCTGAAAAGAGTTATTTAGTCGTTTTCAAAGATGAAGCAAAGCTTCCTGCAGGCTATACAGAATTAGTGAGAAAATCTGGAGGACAAGTAGAGAATAAGCTTGACAAATTAGGAGCTGTTGAGGTTTCATCAGAAAATCCTAATTTTCTTAATGAAATCCGGAAGTCTTCCCTGGTATTGTCTGCTGGCGCTGAAAATGTTATTTATCCCGAAGCTCCTGCAGCAGATGCAGATCTTCCATTAGATAATGCTGATTTATATAACAGTCTGCAATGGGATATCAAACAAGTAACGAATGATGGTGCGTCATGGAATCTTCCAGGAGGGACTGGAAAGACAGCTGACGGTAAAGATATCGTTGTTGGTGTAATTGACACAGGTATTGACTATAATCATCCTGATTTAAAAGAGAATTACGCATATGGCAAATCCTTTGTTCCTGGCTACCCAGATCCAATGGATGAAAACAGCCATGGAACCCATGTTGCAGGATCCATTGCAGCGAAAGGAAGAACAATGGGTGTCGGACCTGACTTGAAGGTAGCAGCATACCGTGTATTCGGTCCTGAAGGCGGCGCAGCGACTTCCCATATCGCCGAAGCTTTAATAACAGCTGCGGATGACAATGTGGATGTTGTCAACATGTCTCTTGGCGGCTATGACTGGTTCCAGAATCCCGAATATACAACGAAGGAAACCGTAGCGGACGTGCAAATGTTTAACAGAGCCATCAAATATGCGATTCAAAAAGGTGTTACTGTAGTTGGTTCAGCAGGCAATAACGCTGTTGATTTAAAGAGCCCGGGACAGCTGTCAGGTTCTGATAACGGTGCAACACACAGAAGCCCCAGCAGTCAATTGATGATTCGTGTATCTGCGGGAGGCGCTTTAAAGAATCTTGCTTTCTATTCCAATTACGGTGTCGGCAAAATTGATGTCATGGCACCTGGCGGAGACTTGGGACCAAACTATGATCCAAATACTGGAGCTGGCAGAGACAATACTTATTTAGCATTAGCAACAATCCCAGGCGGCGGGTATGGGTATAAAGGCGGGACTTCTATGGCTGCTCCGAAAGTTGCGGCACTGGCTGGTGTTATCATCGCGAAACATGGGAAAGACCAAATCTCTCCTGCACAAGTAAAGCAGATCATTCAATCTTCATCAGAAGATATCTTTAAGCCTGGATACGACGAACAATCTGGCCATGGGCTAATTAATGCAGTTAATGCTTTAAAATAA
- a CDS encoding EcsC family protein, translated as MIEPREHLINELKKCEEWEKDQGDLWFWEKLGRLPFKLIDRFTPEFIQKKVGVILDELGTYIQSGGRYLSSASALKNYYPEQNIHTLQDVEALPISKMNEAAEKLSSNRKRTAALQGASTGVGGIFTLTIDIPLLLGIQLKTLQDIAICYGFDPADKNERMFIVKILQFVSSDIVGKKAILQQLSMFGSKEDGQKREVVSELQGWREVVFSYRDQIGWKKLFQLIPIAGLLFGAFINRSAVNDIAEAGSMLYRKRVIINRLHQNMITEIKPES; from the coding sequence ATGATTGAACCAAGAGAACATCTAATAAATGAATTAAAAAAATGTGAAGAATGGGAAAAAGACCAAGGTGATTTATGGTTTTGGGAGAAGCTGGGAAGACTCCCTTTTAAGCTTATTGATAGATTCACACCGGAGTTCATACAAAAAAAAGTTGGAGTGATTCTTGATGAGCTTGGCACATATATTCAATCAGGAGGAAGATATTTAAGTTCAGCTTCGGCCTTAAAGAATTATTATCCTGAACAAAATATTCATACCTTACAGGATGTAGAAGCCCTGCCCATATCAAAGATGAATGAAGCCGCCGAAAAGCTAAGCTCAAACCGCAAAAGAACCGCTGCATTGCAAGGTGCGAGTACTGGGGTGGGAGGGATTTTCACCCTGACGATTGATATCCCGCTTCTCCTTGGCATTCAGCTAAAAACCCTGCAGGATATCGCGATTTGCTATGGCTTTGATCCAGCTGATAAGAATGAAAGAATGTTCATCGTAAAAATTCTGCAATTTGTTTCCAGTGACATTGTAGGAAAAAAAGCCATTCTGCAGCAGCTTTCCATGTTTGGTTCTAAAGAAGACGGACAAAAAAGGGAAGTCGTTTCAGAGCTTCAGGGATGGAGAGAAGTTGTGTTTTCTTACAGAGATCAAATTGGCTGGAAAAAACTTTTCCAATTGATCCCGATAGCCGGACTGCTGTTTGGGGCTTTCATAAATCGCTCAGCCGTAAATGATATTGCCGAAGCAGGCAGTATGCTATACCGAAAAAGAGTAATCATTAATCGTCTGCACCAGAATATGATTACAGAAATAAAACCGGAGAGCTAA
- a CDS encoding ABC transporter permease, which translates to MNQWLTLFKKEILEMSRNYKWIWVPLTFILIAVKEPLTLYYMPQIIDSLGGLPEGAVIELPVPSAGEALAASLSQFNTFGVLIIVLITMGTIAGERKSGVAGLILVKPVSYARFVTSKWAGSMILIWFSYFLGYFLSWYYVGILFEFIPFSNFLQSFFVYGIWLTLIVTVVILFNTFIKSPGAIGFISIGIIVILSLLSSSLSHLLEWSPALLSAYTNAFIMGRNFPDEVLPSIIVSVFTIILSMLASIAIFKRRELA; encoded by the coding sequence ATGAACCAATGGTTAACTTTATTTAAAAAAGAAATACTTGAAATGTCCAGAAATTACAAATGGATCTGGGTGCCTCTTACTTTTATTCTGATAGCTGTAAAAGAGCCGCTGACATTATATTATATGCCTCAGATTATTGATTCTTTAGGCGGTCTTCCGGAAGGGGCAGTCATCGAGCTTCCAGTTCCTTCTGCAGGTGAAGCACTCGCTGCAAGTCTTAGCCAGTTCAATACGTTTGGTGTGCTTATTATAGTATTAATTACAATGGGGACTATTGCTGGGGAAAGGAAAAGCGGTGTGGCGGGGCTTATACTGGTGAAGCCTGTTTCATACGCCCGGTTTGTAACTTCAAAGTGGGCTGGTTCTATGATTCTCATATGGTTCTCATATTTTTTAGGTTACTTCCTCTCCTGGTACTATGTAGGCATATTGTTTGAATTTATTCCTTTTTCGAATTTTCTCCAATCTTTCTTTGTCTATGGTATCTGGCTTACCCTTATAGTAACTGTAGTAATACTGTTCAATACTTTTATAAAATCTCCTGGTGCGATCGGATTTATCAGTATTGGCATCATAGTCATATTAAGCCTTTTAAGCAGTTCGCTTTCTCATCTGCTGGAGTGGAGTCCGGCCCTTCTGTCTGCTTATACAAATGCTTTTATTATGGGCCGGAATTTCCCGGATGAAGTATTGCCGAGTATCATTGTATCTGTGTTTACAATTATTCTTTCCATGCTTGCATCAATTGCTATTTTTAAAAGAAGGGAACTTGCCTGA
- a CDS encoding TlpA disulfide reductase family protein: MKKFLLAAAVIVLLLFIVDKTILKEKGVVEQAGQMQKYDKMDDPEDLPVGLEKGNLAPDFELTDMEGSPVKLSDYRGKAVLLNFWASWCPPCRAEMPHMEKLYNKYKDENFDILAVNLTNTEKNSGDAEKFVKELGLTFTIPMDVKGEAGSDYNIMAYPTSYFIDSDGVIREKVLGALNEEYMEKEIKKLP, translated from the coding sequence ATGAAAAAGTTTCTACTCGCAGCAGCAGTTATTGTCCTTTTGCTGTTTATTGTCGACAAAACAATTCTTAAGGAAAAAGGGGTAGTAGAGCAAGCCGGACAAATGCAGAAATACGATAAAATGGATGATCCTGAAGATTTGCCTGTTGGTCTGGAGAAAGGAAATCTTGCTCCGGATTTTGAACTGACAGATATGGAAGGAAGCCCAGTAAAACTCTCCGACTACAGGGGCAAGGCAGTGCTTTTGAATTTCTGGGCAAGCTGGTGTCCTCCTTGCCGTGCGGAAATGCCGCATATGGAGAAGCTGTATAACAAGTATAAAGATGAAAATTTCGATATTCTTGCCGTTAATCTCACAAACACAGAAAAAAATAGCGGTGACGCAGAGAAATTCGTAAAAGAGCTGGGGCTGACTTTTACAATTCCTATGGATGTAAAAGGAGAGGCGGGCTCTGACTATAATATAATGGCTTATCCCACAAGCTATTTTATTGATTCTGATGGTGTTATTAGAGAGAAAGTTTTGGGAGCTTTAAATGAAGAGTATATGGAGAAGGAGATTAAAAAGCTTCCTTAA
- a CDS encoding PLD nuclease N-terminal domain-containing protein: MEFLESINWAILAPIIIIQLILMTAAIIDLVKIEKPNGPKWVWALVILFINLLGPIIYFVFGRRS, encoded by the coding sequence ATGGAGTTTTTAGAAAGCATTAACTGGGCAATCCTTGCACCAATTATCATTATTCAGCTTATTTTAATGACCGCTGCAATTATTGACCTGGTAAAAATAGAAAAACCAAATGGGCCAAAATGGGTATGGGCTCTTGTCATTTTATTTATAAACCTGCTTGGGCCAATTATTTATTTTGTTTTCGGAAGGAGAAGCTGA
- a CDS encoding patatin family protein, whose amino-acid sequence MISEAGLVLEGGGMRGVYTAGVLEYFLEQDLCFPYVIGVSAGACNAASYLSKQKGRNRIVNVDYVTDPRYISWRNYFKSRQFFGMDFIFDEIPNKLVPYHYDEFYKNESEFVIGTTDCHTGKPVYFSKKDYGKDMLKVLKASSSLPFIAPEVDFNSLVLLDGGISDPIPIKKAQQDGFKKNIVILTRNRGYSKKPSKFTFMVKRKYPQYTGLHKALAERCRTYNETLRYIEQEEKNGTVLVIQPQETLTVGRMERNPQKLEKLYLQGYEDARKSFKRINQF is encoded by the coding sequence GTGATCAGTGAAGCAGGTCTGGTGCTTGAAGGCGGAGGAATGCGGGGAGTATACACAGCGGGGGTTCTCGAATATTTTCTTGAACAGGACCTCTGCTTTCCTTATGTAATTGGAGTTTCTGCAGGGGCTTGCAATGCAGCTTCATACTTGTCCAAGCAAAAGGGCAGGAATAGAATCGTGAATGTGGATTATGTTACAGATCCCCGATATATCTCATGGCGGAATTACTTTAAATCCCGTCAGTTTTTCGGGATGGATTTTATTTTTGATGAAATACCGAATAAACTTGTCCCATATCACTATGATGAGTTTTATAAAAATGAGTCTGAATTTGTCATTGGAACAACAGATTGCCATACAGGTAAACCGGTGTATTTCAGTAAAAAAGATTACGGCAAAGATATGCTTAAGGTTTTAAAAGCATCCAGTTCCTTGCCTTTTATTGCTCCGGAGGTAGATTTTAATAGTCTGGTCCTCCTTGATGGAGGAATCAGCGACCCTATACCGATTAAAAAAGCCCAGCAAGATGGATTCAAAAAAAATATAGTAATCTTGACAAGAAACAGGGGATATTCCAAGAAGCCATCTAAATTTACTTTTATGGTCAAAAGGAAATATCCGCAATACACTGGGCTTCATAAAGCATTGGCGGAACGCTGCCGGACCTATAATGAGACCCTCCGATATATTGAACAGGAAGAGAAGAATGGAACAGTTCTTGTCATCCAGCCGCAGGAGACATTAACAGTGGGGCGGATGGAACGGAATCCTCAAAAACTGGAAAAGTTATATCTGCAAGGATATGAAGATGCAAGAAAATCCTTTAAGAGGATCAATCAATTTTAG
- a CDS encoding WYL domain-containing protein: protein MNRLDNKQRMLKLRDILREQTDEENEYTLDDITECFKKEYGPDVKLNKNSLRDDIEHLIEAKFDITINQEKEGMPKFYSHQYRLFELYELRMLIDAVASARFITKEETKQLIRKIKKLTSIHHAKKLHNEILIDSSVKSESKLVRLAINDLHEAISERRIVSFQYGRYNLNKEFVLSHNGGQYRVKPLALTWVNDFYYLIAYYFAKEEIRHYRIDRLRNVNITEEQFAYKPFDVSRYVSSTFHMYAGSEEWIKIRFHNDLINVIIDKFGRDADIRKLDENHFVLTAKAIVSDGLVKWLLNWGNQAKVLSPSSLIDQVTNEIRNMMSVYEKVTD, encoded by the coding sequence ATGAATAGACTTGATAACAAACAAAGGATGCTCAAGCTTAGGGATATTCTAAGAGAGCAGACAGATGAAGAAAATGAATATACACTGGACGATATAACTGAATGCTTTAAAAAGGAATATGGACCGGATGTGAAATTAAACAAAAACTCACTAAGGGACGATATTGAACACCTGATTGAAGCAAAATTCGATATTACCATCAACCAGGAAAAAGAGGGGATGCCGAAGTTCTACAGCCATCAATACCGTCTATTCGAGCTTTATGAATTGCGTATGCTGATTGATGCTGTTGCTTCTGCACGCTTCATCACGAAAGAGGAGACGAAACAGCTGATCCGGAAAATTAAAAAGCTGACAAGCATTCATCATGCCAAAAAGCTGCATAATGAAATTTTGATCGATTCCTCTGTAAAAAGTGAAAGTAAACTGGTTCGGCTGGCTATCAATGATTTGCATGAAGCCATTTCTGAGCGGAGAATCGTCTCATTTCAATATGGGAGATATAATCTCAACAAGGAATTTGTTTTAAGCCACAATGGAGGGCAATACAGGGTCAAGCCGCTGGCGCTCACCTGGGTAAATGATTTTTATTATTTAATAGCCTATTACTTTGCTAAAGAAGAAATCCGCCATTATCGAATTGACCGTCTGCGCAATGTAAATATAACGGAGGAACAGTTCGCATATAAACCCTTTGATGTATCCAGGTATGTGAGCTCAACCTTTCATATGTATGCCGGCTCTGAAGAGTGGATAAAAATCCGGTTCCATAACGATCTGATCAACGTAATAATTGATAAATTCGGGCGGGATGCAGACATTAGAAAGCTTGATGAAAACCATTTCGTTTTAACAGCAAAAGCTATTGTGAGTGATGGTCTTGTCAAATGGCTCCTTAACTGGGGTAACCAGGCGAAGGTACTCTCGCCGTCCTCGCTCATTGATCAAGTAACAAACGAAATCCGCAATATGATGTCTGTTTATGAAAAAGTAACGGATTAA
- a CDS encoding GNAT family N-acetyltransferase encodes MLKKRDLHDCHALFDLMTHPDVFPFVRQKANCYDEFMFITKQTIEAEERGELISRTILDEWGAPIGTINLYDIQENAGFLGTWLGKPYHGKGYNKLAKDAFFEELFFETGIETIFMRIRKENIRSQKAAEKLPYVILANETRKSVYDQLNANGNIYNLYEIPKDLYTLHVMRHGAAVQESSQLLEA; translated from the coding sequence ATGCTCAAGAAACGTGATCTTCACGACTGCCATGCTTTATTTGATTTGATGACGCACCCTGATGTCTTCCCTTTTGTTCGCCAAAAAGCCAATTGTTATGATGAGTTTATGTTTATTACAAAGCAGACAATCGAAGCAGAAGAACGCGGTGAATTGATTTCACGCACAATTCTTGATGAATGGGGCGCTCCGATTGGGACGATCAATTTGTATGACATCCAGGAAAATGCCGGCTTCTTAGGCACATGGCTTGGCAAGCCCTATCATGGCAAGGGCTATAACAAATTAGCGAAAGATGCTTTCTTTGAAGAGCTCTTTTTTGAAACTGGCATTGAAACAATCTTTATGCGGATCCGCAAGGAAAATATCCGCTCGCAAAAAGCTGCAGAAAAGCTTCCTTATGTCATCCTTGCAAATGAAACGAGAAAGTCTGTTTATGATCAGCTGAATGCAAATGGAAATATTTACAATTTATATGAGATCCCGAAAGATCTATATACTCTTCATGTAATGCGTCATGGAGCAGCAGTCCAAGAATCGTCCCAATTACTGGAGGCTTAA